In Eretmochelys imbricata isolate rEreImb1 chromosome 18, rEreImb1.hap1, whole genome shotgun sequence, one genomic interval encodes:
- the RER1 gene encoding protein RER1: MSEGDSIGESVHGKPSVVFRFFTRLGQIYQSWLDKSTPYTAVRWVVTLGLSFIYMIRVYLLQGWYIVTYALGIYHLNLFIAFLSPKVDPSLMEDSDDGPSLPTKQNEEFRPFIRRLPEFKFWHSATKGILVAMVCTFFEAFNVPVFWPILVMYFIMLFCITMKRQIKHMVKYRYIPFTHGKRKYKGKEDMGKTFAS; encoded by the exons ATGTCCGAAGGGGACAGTATTGGAGAATCTGTTCATGGCAAACCTTCAGTGGTCTTTAGATTTTTCACAAGACTTGGACAG ATCTACCAATCCTGGCTAGACAAATCTACTCCATATACAGCAGTACGATGGGTTGTAACTCTGGGTCTGAGTTTTATCTACATGATTAGAGTTTATCTACTACAG GGTTGGTACATTGTGACATATGCCTTGGGAATCTACCACCTAAATCTCTTCATAGCTTTCTTGTCGCCAAAGGTAGATCCCTCTCTAATGGAAGACTCAG ATGATGGTCCTTCATTACCCACAAAACAAAATGAGGAATTTCGACCCTTCATTAGAAGGCTGCCAGAGTTTAAATTCTG gcatTCTGCTACTAAAGGCATCCTTGTTGCAATGGTATGTACATTCTTTGAGGCTTTCAACGTTCCGGTATTCTGGCCAATCCTTGTGATGTACTTCATTATGCTATTCTGTATCACTATGAAGAGACAAATCAAG CATATGGTAAAGTACAGGTATATACCCTTCACACACGGCAAGaggaaatacaaagggaaggaagACATGGGAAAGACCTTCGCTAGCTAG